A region from the Aquimarina sp. ERC-38 genome encodes:
- the rpsN gene encoding 30S ribosomal protein S14 has translation MAKESMKAREVKRAKTVQKYADKRKALKEAGDYEALQKLPKNASPIRQHNRCKLTGRPKGYMRQFGISRVTFREMANQGLIPGVTKASW, from the coding sequence ATGGCTAAGGAATCAATGAAAGCTCGTGAAGTTAAAAGAGCAAAAACAGTACAGAAATACGCCGATAAGAGAAAAGCATTAAAAGAAGCTGGAGACTATGAAGCTTTACAAAAATTACCTAAAAATGCTTCTCCTATCAGACAACATAATAGATGTAAATTAACAGGGAGACCTAAAGGATATATGAGACAATTTGGTATTTCCAGGGTTACCTTTAGAGAAATGGCAAACCAGGGATTGATACCTGGTGTTACTAAAGCTAGTTGGTAA
- the infA gene encoding translation initiation factor IF-1, with translation MAKQPAIEQDGSIIEALSNAMFRVELENGHVVTAHISGKMRMHYIKLLPGDKVKLEMSPYDLSKARITYRY, from the coding sequence ATGGCTAAACAACCCGCAATTGAACAGGATGGTAGTATTATTGAAGCGCTATCAAATGCAATGTTTAGAGTGGAGCTCGAAAACGGGCATGTAGTTACAGCACATATTTCCGGGAAAATGAGAATGCATTATATTAAATTGTTGCCTGGAGATAAAGTGAAGTTAGAGATGAGTCCTTATGATTTATCTAAGGCTCGTATTACATATAGATATTAG
- the rplO gene encoding 50S ribosomal protein L15: MDLSNLKPAAGSVKKNSKRLGRGQGSGKGGTAARGHKGAKSRSGYSKKIGFEGGQMPLQRRVPKFGFTNINRKEYQGINLDTIQRLINDGKIDGSLQFDQMVSLRLAGKNELVKILGRGKLSSKITISAHKFTATAKAAIEAAGGEAVTIQ; the protein is encoded by the coding sequence ATGGATTTAAGTAATTTAAAACCTGCGGCTGGATCAGTCAAAAAGAATAGCAAGCGTTTAGGCCGGGGTCAAGGTTCCGGAAAAGGAGGAACGGCTGCAAGAGGTCATAAAGGAGCGAAGTCAAGATCCGGTTATTCTAAAAAAATTGGGTTTGAGGGTGGACAGATGCCTTTACAAAGACGTGTTCCTAAATTTGGTTTTACAAATATTAATCGAAAAGAATATCAAGGAATTAATCTTGATACCATTCAAAGGTTAATTAATGATGGGAAGATTGATGGTTCCCTTCAGTTTGATCAAATGGTTTCACTGAGGTTAGCAGGAAAAAATGAATTGGTAAAAATTTTAGGAAGAGGTAAATTATCATCAAAAATTACTATTTCAGCACACAAATTTACAGCAACTGCCAAAGCAGCTATTGAAGCAGCAGGTGGAGAAGCGGTTACTATACAATAA
- the rpsE gene encoding 30S ribosomal protein S5, with protein MYQKYKNAELVKPSGLELKDRLVGVQRVTKVTKGGRAFGFSAIVVVGDENGVVGHGLGKSKEVAEAISKAVEDAKKNLVRIPLHKSTLPHEQKGKYGGARVLLMPAATGTGVIAGGAIRAVLEAVGVHDVLSKNQGSSNPHNVVKATFDALLQLRSANQVAAQRGISLEKVFNG; from the coding sequence ATGTATCAAAAATATAAAAACGCTGAACTGGTTAAGCCAAGTGGTTTGGAACTAAAAGATAGACTGGTAGGAGTTCAAAGGGTAACTAAAGTAACTAAAGGAGGACGTGCTTTCGGATTTTCTGCAATTGTTGTCGTAGGGGATGAAAATGGAGTAGTAGGTCATGGTCTAGGTAAATCCAAAGAGGTTGCCGAAGCTATTTCCAAAGCTGTTGAAGACGCTAAAAAGAATTTGGTACGGATCCCATTACATAAAAGTACGTTACCTCACGAACAAAAAGGTAAATACGGAGGAGCCCGAGTATTATTAATGCCTGCTGCAACAGGTACCGGAGTAATTGCCGGTGGAGCTATAAGAGCGGTATTAGAAGCAGTAGGAGTTCATGATGTATTGTCTAAAAACCAAGGTTCATCTAATCCGCATAACGTGGTAAAAGCTACTTTTGATGCTTTACTACAATTACGAAGTGCGAATCAGGTTGCAGCGCAACGAGGTATTTCTTTAGAAAAAGTATTTAACGGTTAA
- the secY gene encoding preprotein translocase subunit SecY, producing the protein MKFIDTIKNIWKIEELKNRILVTFGLLLVYRFGAQVVLPGVDAAELANLSTQTQDGLLGLLNAFTGGAFANASVFALGIMPYISASIVVQLMGIAIPYLQKLQKEGESGRKKINQITRWLTIGITLIQAPGYIYNLFNILPGSAFVIENQTVFVASSVIILVTGCIFAMWLGEKITDKGIGNGISLLIMVGIIATLPQAFIQNFISRTSGDGGDIIMVLIELVIWFVIILASVLLVMAVRQIPVQYARRTADGGYEKNVFGSRQYIPLKLNASGVMPIIFAQAIMFVPGAVAGLSQSDASQSVAAAFSDIFGLWYNLLFALLIIVFTYFYTAITVPTNKMADDLKRSGGFIPGIRPGSETAEYLDKIMSQITLPGSIFLALIAVFPAIAVKVLNVQQGWALFFGGTSLLIMVGVAIDTVQQVNSYLLNRRYDGLMKTGKNRKAVA; encoded by the coding sequence ATGAAATTCATTGATACCATAAAAAATATTTGGAAAATTGAAGAACTAAAAAATCGTATATTAGTTACATTTGGATTATTATTGGTGTATAGATTTGGAGCACAAGTAGTTTTACCTGGTGTTGATGCAGCAGAGCTTGCAAACTTAAGTACGCAAACTCAAGATGGTTTATTAGGATTATTAAATGCTTTTACCGGAGGTGCTTTTGCAAATGCTTCGGTTTTTGCATTGGGAATTATGCCTTATATCTCTGCTTCTATCGTGGTTCAACTCATGGGTATTGCTATACCTTATTTACAAAAACTACAGAAAGAAGGAGAAAGCGGACGTAAAAAAATCAATCAGATTACTCGTTGGCTTACGATTGGTATTACCTTAATACAAGCTCCTGGTTATATCTATAACTTATTTAATATTCTACCGGGAAGTGCCTTTGTAATTGAAAATCAAACTGTATTCGTTGCTTCCTCTGTTATCATATTGGTAACCGGATGTATCTTTGCCATGTGGTTAGGTGAGAAGATTACGGATAAAGGGATTGGAAATGGAATTTCGTTATTAATTATGGTAGGTATAATTGCTACTTTACCTCAAGCATTCATTCAGAATTTTATTTCAAGAACTTCCGGAGACGGTGGTGATATTATTATGGTTCTGATAGAACTTGTAATTTGGTTCGTAATTATCCTAGCTTCTGTTCTTTTAGTAATGGCAGTTCGTCAAATACCGGTTCAGTATGCGCGTCGTACGGCGGATGGTGGTTATGAAAAAAACGTTTTTGGTTCTCGTCAGTACATACCGTTGAAACTGAACGCTTCCGGCGTAATGCCAATTATCTTCGCACAGGCAATCATGTTTGTACCGGGAGCCGTAGCAGGATTGTCACAATCAGATGCTTCGCAAAGCGTTGCAGCTGCCTTTAGTGATATCTTCGGATTATGGTATAATTTATTGTTTGCACTCTTAATCATTGTATTTACCTATTTCTATACCGCAATCACAGTACCAACTAATAAGATGGCTGATGACTTAAAAAGAAGTGGCGGATTTATTCCAGGGATACGCCCTGGATCAGAAACTGCTGAGTATTTAGATAAGATTATGTCTCAGATAACTTTACCAGGATCCATATTTCTAGCACTTATTGCAGTTTTTCCTGCAATAGCGGTTAAGGTTTTAAATGTACAACAGGGTTGGGCATTGTTCTTTGGCGGAACTTCTTTACTAATTATGGTCGGAGTTGCAATAGATACGGTACAGCAAGTAAATTCGTATCTACTAAATAGAAGATACGATGGTTTGATGAAAACCGGAAAGAACCGTAAAGCGGTTGCTTAA
- the rplR gene encoding 50S ribosomal protein L18: MAFSKSSRRSKIRKRIRGRVHGTSERPRLSVFRSNKEIYAQIIDDITGKTLASSSSRDKEVAEQKSNKAETAKLVGKKLAEKAKGSGIETVTFDRGGYLYHGRVKSLAEGAREAGLKF, translated from the coding sequence ATGGCATTTTCAAAAAGTAGTAGAAGGTCAAAAATCAGAAAGCGAATCAGAGGAAGAGTTCATGGAACTTCAGAGCGTCCGAGATTGTCTGTTTTTAGAAGTAATAAGGAGATTTATGCTCAAATTATAGATGATATTACTGGTAAAACTTTGGCATCATCTTCATCTAGAGATAAGGAAGTTGCAGAACAGAAATCAAATAAGGCAGAAACTGCCAAATTGGTTGGGAAAAAATTAGCTGAGAAAGCCAAAGGTTCGGGAATTGAAACAGTAACCTTTGATCGTGGCGGATATTTATACCACGGTAGAGTAAAGTCATTAGCAGAAGGCGCAAGAGAGGCCGGTTTAAAATTTTAA
- the rplN gene encoding 50S ribosomal protein L14, producing the protein MVQQESRLKVADNTGGKEVLVIRVLGGTKRRYASVGDKIVVSVKEATPNGNIKKGAVSTAVVVRTKKEVRRPDGSYIRFDDNACVLLNPSGEMRGTRVFGPVARELRDKQFMKIVSLAPEVL; encoded by the coding sequence ATGGTACAACAGGAATCAAGATTAAAGGTCGCTGATAATACAGGAGGTAAAGAAGTACTTGTCATCCGTGTATTAGGTGGTACTAAACGAAGGTACGCTTCTGTGGGAGATAAGATTGTGGTAAGTGTAAAAGAAGCTACCCCTAATGGTAATATTAAGAAAGGAGCTGTTTCTACTGCAGTTGTAGTTCGAACTAAAAAAGAAGTCAGAAGACCTGACGGATCTTATATTCGCTTTGATGATAATGCTTGTGTATTATTAAATCCTTCTGGAGAAATGAGGGGAACTCGTGTATTTGGACCGGTGGCCAGAGAACTACGCGATAAGCAGTTTATGAAAATTGTCTCTTTGGCACCTGAAGTACTTTAA
- the rplE gene encoding 50S ribosomal protein L5 produces MSYTPRLKQEYKEKIISSLKDEFSYGNTMEVPKLKKIVVSRGVGAAVADKKLIDYAVDELTLITGQKAVATISKKDVATFKLRKGMPIGAKVTLRGERMYEFLDRLITSALPRVRDFNGINATGFDGRGNYSMGITEQIIFPEIDIDKVNKISGMNITFETSAQTDKEAKSLLAELGLPFKKN; encoded by the coding sequence ATGTCTTATACACCGAGATTAAAGCAAGAGTACAAAGAAAAGATAATTTCTTCCCTCAAAGACGAATTTAGCTATGGTAATACTATGGAAGTACCAAAGCTTAAAAAGATTGTAGTTAGTAGGGGAGTTGGTGCTGCGGTTGCAGATAAAAAGTTAATTGATTATGCAGTAGATGAATTAACACTCATCACCGGGCAAAAAGCAGTAGCTACCATATCAAAAAAGGATGTTGCTACGTTCAAATTAAGAAAGGGTATGCCAATTGGAGCAAAAGTTACCCTACGTGGCGAACGTATGTATGAATTTCTCGACAGATTAATTACATCAGCATTACCTAGGGTAAGAGATTTTAACGGAATAAATGCTACGGGTTTTGATGGACGAGGTAATTATTCTATGGGAATCACCGAACAAATTATTTTTCCGGAAATTGATATAGATAAAGTAAATAAGATTTCTGGGATGAACATCACTTTTGAAACGTCTGCTCAAACAGATAAAGAGGCAAAATCATTATTGGCAGAATTAGGTTTGCCATTTAAAAAGAATTAG
- the rplF gene encoding 50S ribosomal protein L6: MSRIGKNPVTIPSGVTVDVKGNFVTVKGKLGELSQEIDSIDIKIEDDQVVLTRPSENKDHKAKHGLYRSLINNMIEGVAKGWTKELELVGVGYRASNQGQKLDLALGFSHNIVLDIAPEVTVETISEKGKNPIVKLTSYDKQLVGQVAAKIRSFRKPEPYKGKGIKFVGEELRRKAGKSA; encoded by the coding sequence ATGTCAAGAATTGGTAAAAATCCAGTAACTATTCCGTCTGGTGTCACTGTAGATGTGAAAGGAAATTTTGTTACTGTTAAAGGAAAACTAGGAGAGTTATCACAAGAGATTGATAGCATTGATATAAAGATAGAGGATGATCAGGTGGTTCTTACCCGTCCTTCGGAAAATAAAGATCACAAAGCAAAACATGGTTTGTATCGTTCTCTTATAAATAATATGATTGAAGGTGTGGCAAAAGGCTGGACTAAAGAATTAGAACTTGTAGGTGTCGGATATAGAGCATCTAACCAAGGGCAAAAATTAGATTTAGCTTTAGGTTTTAGTCATAACATCGTTTTAGATATTGCCCCTGAAGTTACAGTGGAAACCATATCTGAAAAAGGTAAAAATCCAATTGTAAAACTAACTTCTTACGATAAACAGTTAGTAGGTCAGGTAGCAGCCAAAATAAGATCTTTTAGAAAACCTGAACCTTATAAAGGTAAAGGTATTAAATTTGTAGGTGAAGAATTAAGAAGAAAAGCAGGTAAATCCGCATAA
- the rplX gene encoding 50S ribosomal protein L24, with protein sequence MKKLKIKTGDTVMVIAGDDKGQKGTVKSVSLLTNKAMVEGINMVFKHKKPSATNPQGGIVKQEAAIDISNLSLLTTSGETTRVGYRIENDKKVRFSKKSNEVI encoded by the coding sequence ATGAAAAAGTTAAAGATAAAAACCGGAGATACGGTAATGGTAATTGCCGGAGACGATAAAGGGCAAAAGGGAACTGTAAAGTCAGTATCTCTTTTAACTAATAAAGCAATGGTCGAAGGAATTAATATGGTATTTAAGCACAAAAAGCCTAGTGCTACAAATCCACAAGGAGGAATTGTAAAGCAGGAAGCAGCTATTGATATAAGCAACCTATCCCTTTTGACCACATCCGGGGAAACTACTAGAGTTGGTTATAGAATTGAGAATGATAAAAAAGTAAGGTTTTCTAAGAAATCTAACGAAGTAATATAG
- the ykgO gene encoding type B 50S ribosomal protein L36 yields the protein MKVRASVKKRSADCKIVRRKGRLYVINKKNPRFKQRQG from the coding sequence ATGAAAGTTAGAGCATCCGTAAAAAAGAGAAGTGCCGATTGTAAGATTGTACGAAGAAAAGGCAGATTATACGTAATTAATAAAAAGAATCCTAGATTCAAACAAAGACAAGGGTAA
- the rpsM gene encoding 30S ribosomal protein S13 — MARIAGVDIPKQKRGVIALTYIFGIGRSRAQEILKTAGVDEGIKVSDWNDDQIGKIREAVGSYTIEGELRSEVQLNIKRLMDIGCYRGIRHRSGLPLRGQRTKNNSRTRKGRRKTVANKKKATK, encoded by the coding sequence ATGGCAAGAATTGCAGGGGTAGATATCCCGAAACAGAAACGTGGCGTTATCGCATTAACTTATATTTTTGGTATTGGTCGTAGCCGTGCACAGGAAATTCTTAAGACCGCTGGTGTGGACGAAGGTATTAAAGTATCCGACTGGAATGATGATCAAATAGGTAAAATTCGTGAAGCTGTAGGTTCTTATACTATTGAAGGAGAATTACGATCCGAAGTTCAGTTAAATATAAAACGTTTAATGGATATCGGTTGTTATAGAGGAATTAGACACCGATCCGGATTACCATTAAGAGGGCAACGTACTAAAAATAATTCCCGAACGAGAAAAGGTAGGAGAAAAACTGTTGCTAATAAAAAGAAAGCAACCAAATAA
- the rpmD gene encoding 50S ribosomal protein L30, which translates to MAKIKVKKVKSAINRTLRQKRTLEALGLKKIGQVVEHEDTPNILGMVNKVKHLVSVETA; encoded by the coding sequence ATGGCAAAAATCAAAGTTAAAAAAGTAAAAAGCGCTATTAATAGAACCTTACGTCAAAAAAGAACCTTAGAAGCTTTAGGTCTCAAAAAGATAGGTCAGGTAGTAGAGCATGAGGATACGCCTAATATTTTAGGTATGGTAAATAAAGTTAAACATCTTGTTTCAGTTGAAACAGCATAA
- the rpsK gene encoding 30S ribosomal protein S11: MAKSTAKKRKVIVDAHGEAHVTASFNNIIVSLTNKKGDVISWSSAGKMGFRGSKKNTPYAAQLASEDAAKVATEAGLKKVKVYVKGPGNGRESAIRSLHNAGIEVTEIIDVTPMPHNGCRPPKRRRV, translated from the coding sequence ATGGCAAAGTCAACTGCAAAAAAAAGGAAGGTAATTGTGGACGCTCATGGAGAGGCACATGTTACTGCATCGTTTAATAATATTATTGTTTCGCTTACTAATAAGAAGGGTGATGTAATTTCCTGGTCTTCTGCCGGGAAAATGGGATTCAGAGGTTCTAAAAAGAATACTCCTTATGCGGCTCAATTAGCTTCCGAAGATGCTGCAAAAGTAGCTACTGAAGCCGGGCTTAAGAAAGTTAAGGTTTATGTGAAAGGTCCTGGGAATGGTAGGGAATCCGCAATTCGATCCTTACATAACGCTGGAATCGAAGTAACCGAAATCATTGATGTAACCCCTATGCCACATAATGGTTGCAGACCTCCTAAAAGAAGAAGAGTTTAG
- the rpsH gene encoding 30S ribosomal protein S8, with protein MNTDPIADYLTRIRNANNAQHRVVEIPASNVKKEITKILFDQGYILSYKFENTTAQGSIKIALKYDKVTKEPVIKDLQRISKPGLRKYSGASEVPRILNGLGIAIISTSHGVMTGRQAQKENVGGEVLCYIY; from the coding sequence ATGAATACAGATCCGATTGCTGATTATTTAACAAGAATCAGAAATGCAAATAACGCACAACATAGAGTAGTAGAAATTCCTGCCTCTAATGTTAAAAAAGAGATTACAAAAATACTATTTGATCAGGGGTATATATTAAGTTATAAATTTGAAAATACTACTGCTCAGGGAAGTATTAAAATAGCATTGAAATACGATAAAGTAACCAAAGAGCCTGTAATTAAAGATTTACAAAGAATTAGTAAGCCGGGTTTACGTAAATATTCAGGAGCAAGTGAAGTACCTAGAATATTAAATGGTCTTGGGATCGCTATCATTTCAACTTCACACGGAGTAATGACCGGAAGACAAGCTCAAAAGGAGAATGTAGGCGGTGAAGTGCTTTGCTATATCTATTAA